In one window of Deltaproteobacteria bacterium DNA:
- a CDS encoding phosphotransferase, with amino-acid sequence MDVKTLTNLGRFKEIAVILIKYGFEDLIERLDMPGIKLIRRISRTDQEMGTFERIRHALEELGPTFVKFGQIMSLRPDLLPPRLIDELSRLQDDVAPVELSQIKEVVEKSTGEPLLETFAVFDATPLAAASISQVHRGVLKKDGRIAAIKIQRPGIRSKMNTDLDILAIVAGRLNERVDELKSFDLPNVVRLIKRNLLRELDFRREARNMKIARTYAGDESEIYIPEVYGEYCTERVLVMEYIQGTKLKNITPDILEDPEPLAKQGLRAAIRQILEDGFFHADPHPGNVLITEDERICLVDWGMTGRLSERDRHGLIYLLKSVLDKDGEAMVHALLRTGRAEASIDQRALERELLDILDSHYAVPIKDMNIGRLLMEITDLLRTYRLWLPPDLVIMMKALVTAEGTARHIYPDLNVVMEAKEYISHLAMERFKPESLWRSLRFTFSQFLSIQRELPNRLESILNKADQGELTLGFRHENLGGLRNTLDNITNRLTFGIIIAAMIIGSSMIITTGIGPLLFGFPALGVIGYLISGVLGLWLVFTIIRKRKY; translated from the coding sequence ATGGATGTGAAGACATTGACCAATCTCGGGCGCTTCAAAGAGATTGCCGTGATCCTCATAAAATATGGGTTTGAGGACCTGATTGAGCGACTCGACATGCCGGGCATTAAGCTGATCAGAAGGATCAGCAGAACGGATCAGGAAATGGGGACCTTCGAGAGGATCCGCCATGCCCTGGAGGAACTCGGGCCCACCTTCGTCAAATTCGGCCAGATCATGAGCCTCAGACCGGACCTGTTGCCGCCCCGGTTGATCGATGAACTGAGCAGACTCCAGGACGACGTCGCACCCGTGGAACTTTCTCAGATCAAGGAGGTGGTTGAAAAAAGCACCGGTGAACCCCTCCTGGAGACCTTTGCCGTCTTTGATGCAACGCCTCTGGCCGCCGCCTCCATCTCCCAGGTGCACCGGGGGGTCTTGAAAAAAGACGGCCGCATCGCAGCCATCAAGATTCAGCGACCGGGCATTCGTTCGAAGATGAACACGGACCTGGACATCCTGGCGATTGTGGCAGGTCGTCTTAATGAACGTGTGGATGAGCTGAAAAGTTTTGACCTTCCGAATGTCGTCCGCCTCATCAAGAGGAATCTTCTCCGTGAGCTCGACTTCAGGAGAGAAGCACGCAATATGAAGATTGCGCGTACCTATGCAGGGGATGAATCGGAAATTTATATCCCGGAAGTCTATGGGGAATACTGCACCGAACGTGTTCTGGTCATGGAGTATATCCAGGGGACGAAGCTGAAAAATATTACGCCCGATATCCTCGAGGACCCCGAGCCTCTGGCCAAACAGGGATTGAGGGCCGCCATCCGTCAGATCCTGGAAGACGGTTTTTTTCATGCTGATCCCCATCCGGGGAATGTGTTGATTACCGAGGATGAACGGATCTGTCTGGTTGACTGGGGCATGACGGGCCGCCTCTCGGAGAGAGACCGTCACGGACTTATTTATCTGCTGAAATCCGTCCTCGACAAGGATGGCGAGGCCATGGTGCACGCCCTGTTGCGCACCGGCCGTGCCGAGGCGTCCATCGATCAAAGGGCCTTGGAGCGGGAACTTCTCGATATTCTGGACTCCCATTATGCCGTCCCTATCAAGGACATGAACATCGGCCGGCTGTTGATGGAGATCACCGATCTGCTGCGGACCTACCGGTTGTGGCTGCCCCCGGACCTGGTCATTATGATGAAGGCGCTGGTTACGGCGGAAGGCACGGCCCGGCATATCTATCCGGATCTCAACGTGGTCATGGAGGCAAAGGAATATATCTCCCATCTGGCCATGGAACGGTTCAAGCCCGAATCGCTCTGGCGCAGCCTGCGCTTCACGTTTTCTCAGTTCCTGAGCATCCAGAGAGAACTGCCGAACCGCCTGGAGAGTATTCTGAACAAGGCCGACCAAGGAGAATTGACACTGGGGTTCAGGCACGAAAACCTTGGCGGTCTCAGGAATACCCTCGACAACATCACCAACCGTTTGACTTTCGGCATCATCATCGCCGCCATGATTATCGGTTCTTCAATGATCATCACCACCGGGATCGGTCCCCTCTTATTCGGATTTCCCGCCTTGGGCGTCATCGGATATCTGATTTCCGGTGTGCTCGGCCTGTGGCTCGTTTTCACGATTATCCGAAAGAGAAAGTATTGA
- a CDS encoding hemolysin family protein — protein MFWLLFYLFLALGISFFCSILEAVILSVTPSYVEALEQRSPAIGSKLRQLKLNIDRPLAGILSLNTIAHTVGAAGVGAQSLLVFGSGYVALSSAILTFLILILSEIIPKTLGALYWKQLAPLAVRTLPFLIWSVYPLVLLSKKIAGWLSSGKRGPVVSREELHAMTDLARKLGLFSRQESRILKNLLLVGTLKVRDVMTPRPVLFILPSGMTVGEVITQYPKIRFSRIPIYDGDPENIHSFVLTNDVILEVSKDRPHTPLASLGRNIKMVPETMPLILIFEQFLSEGEYVAMVVDEYGGIEGIVTMEDVMETLLGIEVVDESDVEPDMQALARRQWTKRARALGIIPSEEEPPGASSGGKV, from the coding sequence ATGTTCTGGCTTTTATTTTATCTCTTTCTTGCGCTGGGGATCTCCTTCTTCTGTTCCATCCTGGAGGCGGTGATCCTTTCTGTCACCCCGAGCTATGTTGAGGCCCTGGAACAGAGATCTCCTGCCATCGGTTCTAAGCTGCGTCAGCTTAAATTAAATATCGATCGCCCTCTTGCCGGGATACTGAGTCTGAATACGATTGCCCACACCGTAGGGGCGGCCGGGGTGGGGGCACAGTCTTTGCTGGTATTCGGCAGCGGATATGTGGCCCTGTCATCCGCCATCCTCACCTTTCTGATCCTGATCCTTTCCGAGATTATCCCCAAGACGCTGGGTGCCCTTTACTGGAAGCAGTTGGCGCCCCTTGCTGTTCGAACCCTCCCATTCCTGATCTGGTCTGTGTACCCGCTGGTGCTCCTGTCGAAGAAAATCGCCGGTTGGCTGTCCTCAGGAAAGCGGGGCCCTGTGGTGAGCCGTGAAGAACTTCACGCCATGACCGACCTGGCGAGAAAGTTGGGCCTTTTCAGCAGGCAGGAGTCCCGCATTCTGAAAAATCTCCTGCTGGTGGGCACGTTGAAAGTGAGGGATGTTATGACCCCGCGGCCCGTGCTGTTTATCCTGCCGTCGGGGATGACGGTGGGAGAGGTCATCACCCAATACCCCAAGATCCGGTTTTCCCGCATTCCGATCTATGATGGAGATCCGGAAAACATCCATTCTTTTGTCCTGACCAATGATGTTATCCTGGAGGTGTCCAAGGACCGCCCCCATACCCCCCTGGCCTCCCTCGGCAGGAACATTAAAATGGTGCCGGAGACCATGCCTCTGATCCTGATTTTTGAACAGTTTCTAAGTGAGGGCGAATATGTCGCCATGGTGGTGGATGAATACGGCGGGATTGAAGGGATCGTCACCATGGAGGATGTGATGGAGACGCTGCTGGGGATCGAGGTGGTGGACGAGAGCGATGTGGAGCCGGATATGCAGGCATTGGCCCGCCGGCAATGGACCAAACGGGCCCGTGCCCTGGGCATCATTCCATCGGAGGAAGAACCTCCCGGCGCATCCTCCGGGGGGAAGGTCTGA
- a CDS encoding bifunctional folylpolyglutamate synthase/dihydrofolate synthase, producing MKTQNTPYKEAVDSLYSLQKYGIKFGLSKTENLLKAFGNPHKGRRYVHIGGTNGKGSVAAFIGSILKAAGLRVGFYSSPHLVRFTERFSINGEEIDQDTAAGLINDLRKIFSPEAPPTFFEATTAMALIYFAREQTDLAIMEVGMGGRLDATNVITPMVCGITNISPEHQDFLGSRLTDIAREKGGIIKSKVDVVTAAAQPVVIKTLESIATERDAPLWRVGKDILYRATASGLHYRGPGIKMKGLHLGLQGMMQARNAALALGIIERLTEKGIRISEEDIREGLQNTVWTGRMQIVGTNPTILLDGAHNPGALRMLARSIKAGFEYRRLILVIGIMADKAINEMMRIVAPLADYLICTRPLYYRAADPEVLMAAAAPLERPGETVPLLTDALSRAREMAGPQDLIVVCGSLFTVGEVLTYFDPETYRPDD from the coding sequence ATGAAAACCCAAAATACACCCTACAAAGAGGCCGTCGACTCCCTTTACAGTCTTCAGAAATACGGCATCAAGTTCGGGCTTTCCAAGACCGAAAACCTTCTGAAGGCATTTGGAAACCCCCATAAAGGCCGGAGATATGTGCATATCGGAGGGACCAATGGAAAGGGCTCGGTGGCTGCATTCATCGGCAGCATCCTGAAAGCCGCGGGTCTGAGGGTGGGATTCTATTCGTCCCCCCATCTGGTGCGGTTCACCGAACGATTCAGTATAAATGGAGAGGAAATCGATCAGGATACTGCGGCAGGACTGATCAATGATCTGCGCAAGATATTCTCGCCCGAGGCCCCGCCAACCTTTTTTGAGGCCACCACGGCCATGGCACTCATCTATTTTGCCCGTGAACAGACCGATCTGGCGATAATGGAGGTGGGCATGGGAGGGCGTCTCGACGCCACCAACGTGATCACACCGATGGTTTGCGGGATTACCAACATCTCCCCGGAGCACCAGGATTTCCTGGGGAGCCGCCTTACGGATATCGCCAGGGAAAAGGGGGGGATTATCAAAAGCAAGGTGGATGTGGTCACTGCCGCGGCACAGCCGGTTGTCATAAAGACCCTTGAGTCCATTGCGACGGAACGGGACGCTCCCCTGTGGCGTGTGGGAAAGGATATTCTTTATCGCGCCACCGCATCCGGCCTTCATTACAGGGGACCGGGAATCAAGATGAAGGGACTCCATCTGGGGTTGCAGGGCATGATGCAGGCCCGAAATGCAGCCCTCGCATTGGGAATCATCGAAAGATTGACCGAAAAAGGGATCCGTATTTCAGAGGAGGATATCCGGGAGGGGCTGCAAAACACGGTGTGGACAGGGCGTATGCAGATTGTGGGGACGAACCCGACCATTCTACTGGACGGGGCCCACAACCCCGGGGCATTGCGGATGCTGGCCCGTTCCATAAAGGCCGGGTTCGAATACCGGCGGCTGATCCTGGTGATCGGGATAATGGCGGACAAGGCCATCAACGAGATGATGCGGATCGTTGCCCCCCTGGCCGATTATCTGATCTGCACGAGGCCCCTCTATTACCGGGCCGCAGATCCCGAGGTTTTGATGGCAGCGGCCGCCCCTCTGGAAAGACCCGGAGAAACAGTCCCCCTGCTGACCGATGCGTTGTCCCGGGCCAGGGAAATGGCAGGTCCCCAGGATCTGATCGTGGTGTGCGGGTCTCTCTTTACCGTGGGCGAGGTCCTGACCTATTTTGATCCTGAGACTTACCGGCCGGATGATTAG